The following is a genomic window from Armatimonadota bacterium.
TTCGCGACAAGGCTGGGGTTCGTGGTGACGCCGTCCAGAACGCCCCAGCTGTTGGCTTCCACAATTTCGGCCATATTGGCCGTGTCGACAAAGAGCTTCATATCCTAACCTCCATGGTTCGATGCCCGGTTCAGACTGAGTACAAACCCATTCTAGACGACGCGCGAAGGCACGCGATTGTGAAACCGCGAAAATGGGAGGACATTCCCATCGAAATGAGCCGCGTGTCGTGGTATCCTGAACGTACCGGGGCACGAGCCGGAAAGGCGGGGAACGATACATGACTGGCTCCACGTTATGCCCGCCATTGCGCCCGCGCTCGGCCAACGGACTGGTGAATGATGACTGCTTGATGAGAAGAGAGGAGAGTTGGGGGGCCGCCATTACCCCGTCGTGCAGACTATGCTGATCAGATTGTTCGCGCTTGCGGCCCTGCTGCCGCTCATCGCCGCCACCGTTGCGGCGACCCCGTCGAGGCCCTTTGCCGCTGTTCCATTTTCGGCCGGCCGCTGGTGGGAAAAAGCCCCGTCCGTGCCCCTCACCCTGGCAGATGGTTCAACGCTGGGGAGCCTGTCAATTGCCTGGGATGCCGAATCCGTTTACGCGCACCTCACCGGCGCGGCTCAGGAAGGCACCCTGAGCCTCCAGTTCACCGGCGCAACCCGCAAGATGGCGCTGAAGGACGGCGTTGTGGACTTCACCCGCACATGGAAGTCTCTCGGTTTGCCTCCGGGTGAGCGGAATGCACTGGTCCCGCTCAATATCGGATTCGCCCGAAAGGGCGGGCCTGAAACGTGGATTCCGAAGGATCCTCTCGGCTTGAACACACTCACCTGGGGCGTGGTGGTGCTGGACTCCTCCGCCGCCCCGACGGACTGCGCACCGACACTCACACGCCCATTCCGGTTCCGCTTCGACCCGACCGGGGGCCATCCCGCGCTCATCTTCGAGCCGGAGCCGATCGCCGGCCTGTGCCTTCCGGTTGATGTCACGTTCACGTCGGTCGGGGCCAGCGACACGATCGTCCGCCATTTGCGCACCGCAGGCGGGCCGGCGCGTTTCGAGGTGGAGGCGCTGCCCGGGAACCGCGCAGGCAGCGTGACGCTGCGGCCGGTGGGTTACTCAGACCCCGGCAGCGTGGCGGAGTATCGCAGTCTTGCGGTGGGCACCAAACTGGAGACGTATCGCGGCGCGCCCGGTTGGGAAGAACCGAAAGACTGGGCGGCGCACTGGGAGAAGGCCAGGGAGGAACTGGCCGCCGTGCCTGCGAATCCCCGGATCACCGAGGTCGAGGGCCGCGCAACCCGGACCGGGAAGCTGTACAAGGTCGTACTGGATTCCATCGACGGCGTTTCGTTCGCCTGCTGGTATTTCGTCCCGAAGGATGTGGACGTCCTGGGCGGTAAATCGCCCAGACGCTACCCCGCCATCCAGGTGATGCCCGGTTACGGGGCCGAGGAACCGCCGCTCGACCGGACAGCCGACGGCTTTATCGTTCTGAGCGTGAATCCGCGCGGACACGGCCCCTCCAACGCGTTCTGGAAGCTGCCAGACGACCATCTGTCATGGAATATCACGGAGCCCGACAAGTACTACTATCGCGGCGCGTATATGGACTGCCTCCGCGCCATCCAGTGGCTGATGACGCGGCCGGAGGTGAATGCTCAGTCGGTTGGCGTCGAGGGGAGCAGCCAGGGCGGCGCATTTGCTTTGGCCACCGCGGCCATGGAACCGCGAGTGGCTGTCTGCTCCGCAAACGTCCCGTTCCTCTGCGATTGGCCGGACTCCGTCCGCCTGA
Proteins encoded in this region:
- a CDS encoding acetylxylan esterase — translated: MLIRLFALAALLPLIAATVAATPSRPFAAVPFSAGRWWEKAPSVPLTLADGSTLGSLSIAWDAESVYAHLTGAAQEGTLSLQFTGATRKMALKDGVVDFTRTWKSLGLPPGERNALVPLNIGFARKGGPETWIPKDPLGLNTLTWGVVVLDSSAAPTDCAPTLTRPFRFRFDPTGGHPALIFEPEPIAGLCLPVDVTFTSVGASDTIVRHLRTAGGPARFEVEALPGNRAGSVTLRPVGYSDPGSVAEYRSLAVGTKLETYRGAPGWEEPKDWAAHWEKAREELAAVPANPRITEVEGRATRTGKLYKVVLDSIDGVSFACWYFVPKDVDVLGGKSPRRYPAIQVMPGYGAEEPPLDRTADGFIVLSVNPRGHGPSNAFWKLPDDHLSWNITEPDKYYYRGAYMDCLRAIQWLMTRPEVNAQSVGVEGSSQGGAFALATAAMEPRVAVCSANVPFLCDWPDSVRLTTRGGFSGLRSRFESQTEEGAAIRKTIGYIDAAFMAGHIKCPTLISAGEMDRTCPPQGGAAAYNRLPKGTQKQLLIVPLRDHEVMPEWRAATSKWYARWLKKPVEALTTP